gtggcgcaatggataacgcgtctgactacggatcagaagattctaggttcgactcctggctggctcgctctgtgcttgtttttctccggcttattttgttgttgtgttttttttctccaaagtccaaaagaaaaggcaactctctaggcattcttctattttttccaaaaaaaggcacattctgcacacccattccgatgtctaggggagacacggacatgctttggtattgccattcatctcacaaaatgctggctggtgggccagttgattctagaatgaacaatttcatcgctactctgtaaccgctttactactttgaagggtgcaatgccatgtggttttgatgtcacaggcttgccattttgaagccttatcactaattgccacctggacattgagaataatttgtaatctgcattaaactgaacgagcgaataatcagcatattaaaaattggtctcactttcattattaacctcacaacatgtcagttttgtaccttgacagaccgacgataggcagtttttcctctagataacggttgccatgtgtgttttcagatgcatgacacaagtattttcacctggacaagaccttaattaccagttcgaggtataaattcagcaatcacaggattctggccaaaaaaactgaaccatgtgtgagtcaacaaacatgtcccttgaatgcatgcaacactatatatttcagtaaaccgtcccttcggatgattcttgtattgccaaattattatcacattgttacagtcacacaccaaaagcaacaggccactacaaaaccctgcgcccacactggccacatttatggaaagtggcccacaagcttgtggccagttaaagctggccagttcccatatggtctagcagttaggattcctggttttctcgtacgcagccaggggttgactccagtttttcctctagataaaggttgccgtgtgtgttttcaaatggatgacacgagtattttcacttggacaagagcttaattaccagtttgaggaatcaattctgcaatcacaggaatctgcccaaatacactgaacccccgggttgagtgaaaaaacagattccctgaatgcatacaacactatataattcagaaaaccgtcattttggataattcttgttttgccaaattattatcacattgttacagtcacagaactaaagcaacaggccactacaaggtcctgcacccacgctgaccacatgtatggaaagtgcgccagaagcccatggccagtttaaagtgtccaaatcccatatggtctagcggttaggattcctggttttcacccaggcggcccggcttcaactcccggtatgggaatgcatgctcctttttgcttccctcctcaaaaatccagcaaatcttcctgcaccagaagtgactttttggccagcagtagagctacagaaccctgatatgtcgaggttctgatccagcaaatcttcctgcaccagaagtgactttttggccagcagtagagctacagaaccctgatatgtcgaggttctgactagcccttagccccttcgatagctcagctggtagagcggaggactgtaggttggagtgttggccatccttaggtcgctggttcaactccggctcgaaggaggtgtttttttcatgttcccaccaatgttttggcttggagattgctttctcacagctgtcagcagagcttgaattcgcagtccacaattggaaggcaaaagagctttccctgaccgggaatcgaacccgggccgcggcggcgagagcgccgaatcctaaccactagaccaccagggagggatggtgggctggagggctcgtgggctggagggctcgtgggctggtgggcaggagggctggagggctcgtgggctggtgggctggtgggctggagggctggtagtctgttctcctgataacaaggtgagaatgagcagacatcaatgcttgccaccgtcacatcgaaaaccaacaagtctgtaacaatcgggttTCCTTAccaatggtgggccagtggcgcaatggataacgcgtctgactacggatcagaagattctaggttcgactcctggctggctcgctctgtgcttgtttttctccggcttattttgttgttgtgttttttttctccaaagtccaaaacaaaaggcaactctctaggcattcttctattttttccaaaaaaaggcacattctgcacacccattccgatgtctaggggagacacggacatgctttggtattgccattcgtctcacaaaatgcaggctggtgggccagttgattctagaatgaacaatttcatcgctactctgtaaccgctttactactttgaagggtgcaatgccatgtggttttgatgtcacaggcttgccattttgaagccttatcactaattgccacctggacatgacacaagtattttcacctggacaagaccttaattaccagttcgaggtataaattcagcaatcacaggattctggccaaaaaactgaaccttgtgtgagtcaacaaacatgtcccttgaatgcatgcaacactatatatttcagtaaaccgtcccttcggatgattcttgtattgccaaattattatcacattgttacagtcacacaccaaaagcaacatgccactacaaaaccctgcgcccacactggccacatttatggaaagtggcccacaagcttgtggccagttaaagctggccagttcccatatggtctagcagttaggattcctggtttttttttttttactttttggccagcagtagagctacagaaccctgatatgtcgaggttctgactagcccttagccccttcgatagctcagctggtagagcggaggactgtaggttggagtgttggccatccttaggtcgctggttcaactccggctcgaaggaggtgtttttttcatgttcccaccaatgttttggcttggagctggctttctcacagctgtcagcagagcttgaattcgcagtccacaattggaaggcaaaagagctttccctgaccgggaatcgaacccgggccgcggcggtgagagcgccgaatcctaaccactagaccaccagggatggatggtgggctggagggctcgtgggctggtgggcaggagagctggagggctcgtgggctggtgggctggtgggctggtgggctggagggctggtagtctgttctcctgataacaaggtgagaatgagcagacatcaatgcttgccaccgtcacatcgaaaaccaacaagtctgtaacaatcgggggtctttactaatggtgggccagtggcgcaatggataacgcgtctgactacggatcagaagattctaggttcgactcctggctggcttgctctgtgcttgtttttctccggcttattttgttgttgtgttttttttctccaaagtccaaaagaaaaggcaactctctaggcattcttctattttttccaaaaaaaggcacattctgcacacccattccgatgtctaggggagacacggacatgctttggtattgccattcatctcacaaaatgctggctggtgggccagttgattctagaatgaacaatttcatcgctactctgtaaccgctttactactttgaagggtgcaatgccatgtggttttgatgtcacaggcttgccattttgaagccttatcactaattgccgcctggacattgagaataatttgtaatctgcattaaactgaacgagcgaataatcagcatattaaaaattggtctcactttcattattaacctcacaacatgtcagttttgtaccttgacagaccgacgataggcagtttttcctctagataacggttgccatgtgtgttttcagatgcatgacacaagtattttcacctggacaagaccttaattaccagttcgaggtataaattcagcaatcacaggattctggccaaaaaactgaaccatgtgtgagtcaacaaacatgtcccttgaatgcatgcaacactatatatttcagtaaaccgtcccttcggatgattcttgtattgccaaattattatcacattgttacagtcacacaccaaaagcaacaggccactacaaaaccctgcgcccacactggccacatttatggaaagtggcccacaagcttgtggccagttaaagctggccagttcccatatggtctagcagttaggattcctggttttctcgtacgcagccaggggttgactccagtttttcctctagataaaggttgccgtgtgtgttttcaaatggatgacacgagtattttcacttggacaagagcttaattaccagtttgaggaatcaattctgcaatcacagaaatctgcccaaatacactgaacccccgggttgagtgaaaaaacagattccctgaatgcatacaacactatataattcagaaaaccgtccttttggataattcttgttttgccaaattatcatcacattgttacagtcacagaactaaagcaacaggccactacaaggtcctgcgcccacgctgaccacatgtatggaaagtgcgccagaagcccatggccagtttaaagtgtccaaatcccatatggtctagcggttaggattcctggttttcacccaggcggcccgggttcaactcccagtatgggaatgcatgctcctttttgcttccctcctcaaaaatccagcaaatcttcctgcaccagaagtgactttttggccagcagtagagctacagaaccctgatatgtcgaggttctgactagcccttagccccttcgatagctcagctggtagagcggaggactgtaggttggagtgttggccatccttaggtcgctggttcaactccggctcgaatgaggtgtttttttcatgttcccaccaatgttttggcttggagctggctttctcacagctgtcagcagagcttgaattcgcagtccacaattggaaggcaaaagagctttccctgaccgggaatcgaaccctggccgcggcggtgagaccgccgaatcctaaccactagaccaccagggagggatggtgggctgctgggctggtgggctggtgggctggagggctggtagtctgttctcctgataacaaggtgagaatgagcagacatcaatgcttgccaccgtcacatcgaaaaccaacaagtctgtaacaatcgggggtctttactaatggtgggccagtggcgcaatggataacgcgtctgactacggatcagaagattctaggttcgactcctggctggctcgctctgtgcttgtttttctccggcttattttgttgttgtgttttttttctccaaagtccaaaagaaaaggcaactctctaggcattcttctattttttccaaaaaaaggcacattctgcacacccattccgatgtctaggggagacacggacatgctttggtattgccattcgtctcacaaaatgcaggctggtgggccagttgattctagaaagaacaatttcatcgctactctgtaaccgctttactactttgaagggtgcaatgccatgtggttttgatgtcacaggcttgccattttgaagccttatcactaattgccacctggacattgagaataatttgtaatctgcattaaactgaacgagcgaataatcagcatattaaaaattggtctcactttcattattaacctcacaacatgtcagttttgtaccttgacagaccgacgataggcagtttttcctctagataacggttgccatgtgtgttttcagatgcatgacacaagtattttcacctggacaagaccttaattaccagttcgaggtataaattcagcaatcacaggattctggccaaaaaactgaaccatgtgtgagtcaacaaacatgtcccttgaatgcatgcaacactatatatttcagtaaaccgtcccttcggatgattcttgtattgccaaattattatcacattgttacagtcacacaccaaaagcaacaggccactacaagaccctgcgcccacactggccacatttatggaaagtggcccacaagcttgtggccagttaaagctggccagttcccatatggtctagcagttaggattcctggttttcttgtacgcagccaggggttgactccagtttttcctctagataaaggttgccgtgtgtgttttcaaatggatgacacgagtattttcacttggacaagagcttaattaccagtttgaggaatcaattctgcaatcacaggaatctgcccaaatacactgaacccccgggttgagtgaaaaaacagattccctgaatgcatacaacactatataattcagaaaaccgtccttttggataattcttgttttgccaaattattatcatattgttacagtcacagaactaaagcaacaggccactacaaggtcctgcgcccacgctgaccacatgtatggaaagtgccccagaagcccatggccagtttaaagtgtccagatcccatatggtctagcggttaggattcctggtttttttttttttactttttggccagcagtagagctacagaaccctgatatgtcgaggttctgactagcccttagccccttcgatggcggtacctgacaaccacaagtctgtaaaattaatccaatagtatgccgacttctatcttttaaaaaccaatcacgttatgacctctatcttttgaaaaccaatcacgttacgacctctatcttttgaaaaccaatcacgttacgacttctatcttttaaaaaccaatcaccttacgacttctatcttttataaatcaatcaCGTTGCGATCTCTATTTTTCCGCGTCCAATGAAATGGCAAGGTCTATTTCTCATACACCAATCACGCACGTCCTCGCCAATTGCATGTAATCTCCGCTCAGGTaacgttaaattatttacattccgctcatgtatgttatttatatcttgatatgaatgaaatggtTTAGGATTTTTGTTCTTTAGGAATAGCAAGATTGGCCATGTAAATTAGCCTATGATTACCGCTTGATACTACGTAACGTCAACTGTCACTGATGTGTAAATACTATTACGACCGGAGCTAACGTAACTGTAAATATGTCGAATTTAACCGATTAACAAGttttctcaatgaaaaaaaaaatgctttttatttaattgtaataaggttccacagctttttccaaatgcggcatttgaacacacaaaataaatttggaaaatgttaatgttttgtttaacttttacacgtatgttatatgtttgtacatatgttatgaccagtcaaaagaagtgaatggataagtttatacattcaggttcatgcccttatcacatggacacagttgaaagaccacaatatgtttaatctgagtatttgttttagtcaaattaatccataatgctatatatttatttatttatttatactcataAACGTGTTGTATGAGCCTAGGTCATTGAGACATACAGCCATAATAGAAAGATCTATCACAACTTGTTAAGACTCTATGTAATTGTTCTTAtacttttattcttgttataatcttattatatgtatttttttatatttgtacaaacatacacacatacatacaaacatatatatatatatatatatatatatatatatatatatatatatatatatatatatatatatatatatatatatatatatatatatatatatatatatatatatatatatatatatatatatatatatatatatatatatatatatatataaatgttatataattgttttgacattatatatatgactgaattgtgcaattgaaatgtttcctcttggcatgaatatagcccctgctgctgacatggcattaaataataaataaataaatcacaacatgttatatgtaagataatatgtgtattataatgAACTTATAATCTGCTATAATATGGCGGTCGTTCTGGACCAGGAACACAACTAGCTATCATGAAATGAACACAACAGGAGGGTAAATGCTACAGGCTACAATGGCAGTTAGTGTAACGTGTTATGTAGTGTTTCAGGCAACGACATGGCTTCAGCTAAGTCTCACAAAGGCATGAGTAATGCTGAATGGCTTGCGCGTCTGGAGATTTTTGCCCAAACAGGAGTTTGGCCATCTACACAGGGGAATAGACCTTCTCCCCGACAAAAACGATGGCATGAGATGTATCAGAAGGTAAGTTATGCAGCTAGATTCATGGGCAAACtaacaaacttttttgacaatacattgtggtatttttatttatgtgtatggttaagtaattacatgtaaatacaatgttatattgatataattatgatgacttattgctgttttgagatccagtgtcagaggtataattcatgttcacagatagaaaagtgccctctgcaaatgaggggacagaccactcttctgaaggaagctcagacatgtatttgtggctttcacaaggtaacttcaattagcctggttcaagttgcataaatagatagatgtgtttgcaacatcaatgtgtctttatatctaaaatcacattaggaagactgttttgtactttatgcatgtgtcacaggttcatccaccagtcacaggggaagcatcacagagcaccccggcccaaagcacaccctctgtcagcgatgtgtcatgtcctgcaaagagacctaaactgacattgtcaatggtaagcagaccacactattgcatgcatcactgcagatactgaaacatctcaacctttaactatagtgttagggttttgttatcactaaccatgacaaatctttttagtttgaaaagtcaaggtttggaggctcacatgtggcagcagcaaaacctaatttgagcacccagaggaaaacctctcaggttaatattaaaagacatcaagacttttataatgtcatcatgactttatcactatgtaattttaatgtattaaaaacatggcaatccccttaataaattattcataatgtttgactccacagatgttagagcactccagttcagctacagtttcatgtccaccctctgatcctcatcctcctccatcccccaaacctcatcagcccgtcatccagtcctcctcttccttcttccttcctccacctcagagttcacaacgcatcaaaaaaacagcaacgccatcaactgtttctgagaatactgttgtgaggagcccagtaagatctcattcaaaatatatacatgtcttcatcatttaatgctctcttagcttttatttaaaccagtgttttttataatatcaGCAGGTCTCATCTCAGCCAGAAGATCTCCCCCTTCTGTGGCCACAGACAATGCCACAGCAAGACCAGAAGTGGGTGTCAGAAGCACTTTTTAGGGTTGGTGCAAAGGGAAAGCTGGAGCTGCGTGAAAACCTACAGTTGTGGTATCACCCCCCACCACCAGCCCTGTTGTACCACCAAGCTCCAACACCTGATAGGTTTTTTTCACAGCGTCTCTTGCTCTGGATGCCATATAAGCTGTGGAAGGTGCGGCTCCAGTGTACTAACCCTGCCTGTGCCAGGCAACAGCTGTGTGGTGGTGGACTGCACAGGAGGGTACGACAGGTGTTAGACATTGACAGATACTACAACCTGGTGACAGAGACCCTGATCTGCACCAGGTGTAGAACCAGCTATCTGTCCTGGAGTCAAGCTGTGCTGCAGCAGTTGGACCTGGCCCATCGATCTGAATTCAGGGTCATCCTCACACGcaagtaattattttgcagtcattttcacttatgttctaccctttctgataaatatttcctacaataattagataccttataataagatacttaaatgaatgcttttttccAAGGTATGCCTGTGACATTCGGGTTCTTCGCTTGCTGCGTGAGAGGGGCATGGGGAATGGCCCAGTGAGGATCATCGGCCAGCTGAGAGAGAACCACAGTGAGGAGTGGTTGAAACGTGCGCTTCGGTACACATCAGAGTGTGTGGCCTTTTTTGATAATCGTGGCCTGCATCTGCTGCACTTCCAGGAGCCACCACCACTTGCTTCAGTACCCAGCTACAAATGGCTCCTCACTGTATATAGTCAGGACATTCTCAACAGGCTCGATCACATAAAGGCCAGCATAACATCCACGTATGGATCAATCTTAAAAATGGATTCAACTAAGAAGGTCAGATAAGCTGCTTAATTGACTGTACCcttatctataatgtattgttagaccaagagagctttatttttttcagtgtaactgaTTTGGATGCATGTTGTATTATTTGCTATGCTTATTGTTTCTTTCAGATCACCAAGAAGTTGAGCGGGCCTGCGAAAGGCACAGCACAGTGGCTTACCTCAGTGGGCAATGAGATAGGTCAGGTGCTGATGAGTGTCCTGACTGCGAATGAAGGGGCTGGGTTAGACCTCATGGCTGCAGGGCTCATGGAGCGATACCGGAGTGCTGGTGTTGATCCTCCCACTATCATTTATGTGGACTGTGATTGTTGCAAGAAAGTGGGAGAGACTAAATTGAAGAGGCGGTTCAGCGGCTGGCCAGATGTCATCGTCCGCCTAGACATTTGGCATTTTATGCGAAGTCTGGCAGTAGGGTGCACCACTGACGCCCACCAGTTGTACCCTACTTTTATGGCAAGGCTGTCATCCTGTATTTTTGAGTGGGATGCAGGGGATCTCACTCTGCTGAGACAGGCCAAAAGGGAGCAACTCATCCAACAGGGCTGGCCTACTCTGTCGGAGGCAGAACTGGACCATCATTTAACtaaagctgagctgctccagCACTGCAGGAGGAGAACACGGGGAGAAGAAACCACTTTCCGCCTCCTTGATATGCTCATCAGAGAGCTCATGGGTGGCAAGGGGAATGATGCTCTTGGTGTTCC
The genomic region above belongs to Carassius gibelio isolate Cgi1373 ecotype wild population from Czech Republic chromosome A11, carGib1.2-hapl.c, whole genome shotgun sequence and contains:
- the LOC128022767 gene encoding uncharacterized protein LOC128022767 codes for the protein MASAKSHKGMSNAEWLARLEIFAQTGVWPSTQGNRPSPRQKRWHEMYQKIEKCPLQMRGQTTLLKEAQTCICGFHKVHPPVTGEASQSTPAQSTPSVSDVSCPAKRPKLTLSMFEKSRFGGSHVAAAKPNLSTQRKTSQMLEHSSSATVSCPPSDPHPPPSPKPHQPVIQSSSSFFLPPPQSSQRIKKTATPSTVSENTVVRSPQVSSQPEDLPLLWPQTMPQQDQKWVSEALFRVGAKGKLELRENLQLWYHPPPPALLYHQAPTPDRFFSQRLLLWMPYKLWKVRLQCTNPACARQQLCGGGLHRRVRQVLDIDRYYNLVTETLICTRCRTSYLSWSQAVLQQLDLAHRSEFRVILTRKYACDIRVLRLLRERGMGNGPVRIIGQLRENHSEEWLKRALRYTSECVAFFDNRGLHLLHFQEPPPLASVPSYKWLLTVYSQDILNRLDHIKASITSTYGSILKMDSTKKITKKLSGPAKGTAQWLTSVGNEIGQVLMSVLTANEGAGLDLMAAGLMERYRSAGVDPPTIIYVDCDCCKKSGSRVHH